Genomic window (Polaribacter batillariae):
TCTTTTTCTGCGTTTTTAGAAGACATGCTAATGTTTTTTCCTGTACGCAATTGATAAGATCGAACCAACCTATCTACAGTTTCGCTCTTCTCTTTGTCGTTCATTAATTTGTAGTTTCCTTTAAATTGCTCTTCCCAATCTATTTGTGCTTTTTCTTTGGTTTTACTACCTGTTATAGTGCTACAAGAAGTAGTTACAGCTCCTGCACCAATTAATAAACTTGCTGTTAATTGTTTAAATGCTGTTCTTCGATCCATTTTTACGTCGAAAACTTGGTCGAAACCATCTTTTTTTCGCTCTTCTCCAATAGATGCGCTTACTGCAGCTTCGAAAAACTCATCTGCACTTAATGCTTCTTTAGGTTCCTGTGAATTACACCCACCTTCTGTTTTTCCACAGCCGCAAGTAGTGCCCGAAGTTTGGTTCTTTTTACTGTTTAAATTTAAGGTAAACCATTTTTTATTATCACTCATGCCTAAGTTTTTATTTACGTTCTTTTTCTGTTTCTGTGTTAAAACGTGATGGCCACCTGCTTTCGAAATGTGGTTTGTGTGGGTTATGACAGTTTACACAAGTCATAGATGCTCTTGGTGGTGCCCAACCTCCAATTCGTTTTCCATGTGCGCCACCTTTCCAATCTTCGAATTGTTTGGTGTGGCATTGGTTGCATAATTGGTAGCTTTTATTAAAGTCTATTTTAGTTCCTGTAATACTTTTTAAACTGTTCATATCTTCGCTATTGTGGCACGTAGCACAGTTCATTGTATTTGAATTTGCGTGATTTAACTCGATATTCCAGTGTGCTTTTTTAATCACTTTCCCTTGTAATTCTTTTAAGGGTTTGGTATGGCATTCTGTACAAGCATATAATTTTATCTTTCCTTTTCGTTCTGGAATTAAAAAAGTATGTTCTCCTTCTGTAATTTCTATAAATTTTCCATTACCTAAAAATGCTTCAGACGAAATAGAAGTCCCATGGTAATTTTTACCTTCGGCTTTAATTCTATCTGTTACACTATGGTATTTTTCTTCTTTATGACCACAAGAGGATGCCAAAATCATCAAAAATAGAAATTCTAAAATTTGTATTTTTTTTCTAGTTTTCATCTTTCAACTTTTTTATAAAAATTCCTATATCTGTTGTTTCTTTATTATTTAAAACATGGCATTGTCTGCAGTTTACTCTTTCTGGATGCGAAACTCTAATTTCTTTGGGTGCACTTGGCCCAGCATGACAAGATAAACAGTTTTCGTGCATTTGTAATTGGTGTGGCATTATTGGCGGACTTGAAACCAGCGCATTGTTTACCCCCACTTTGGGCGCATTTATTTTTCTAAATTCGAAAGGTTTAAAAGTTCCGTTTGTTTTTTCAACCACGTGACATTGCCTACAATTTACCATTTCTGGGTGTGGAGTTACAGGTGCATATGCCTTAAATTTTTCTGTAAAACCACCATTTTCGTGACATTGCAAACAGGTGTTTTCTCCAACCACCATTTCTTCTTTTACTGGATGAGGAATGCTTGGTGGAGCTCCATGATACGCTCTGTTTTTATAATAGGTATTTAAGGTTCTTTGATGATTTTTATCTACAGGCATGTTTGTATAATCTAACACATATTCAGATCTTCTAAAAGCACCCGCTTCAGATGGAATTGCTTTTATAGTGCTATTGTCTTCGATAGGAATGTATGCTTCTTCTTGACCTGTTTGATAACTAAAATTCCAAACCACAATAAATGCAATCAATAGAATTATAAATAATGATATAATGCCTAATCTCTTTCTCATGGCTTAGACTTTTTCTACTTTAACCGCACATTTCTTATAATCTGGTTCTTTAGAAATAGGACAAAATGCGTCTAAAGTAACATCGTTAATTAACATATTTTCATCAAAAAATGGTACAAAAACCTGACCCTGTGTTGGTAAACCTCTTTCGTTGATAGAGGCTGGAAGTACACAAGAACCTCTTCTTGAGGTTATTTTTATTTTTTCGCCATTTCTAATACCTAGTGTTTTGGCATCTTTTGGATGAAATTCTACATACGCCTGTGGCATTGCTTTGTGCAAAACAGGAATTCTACGTGTCATAGAACCTGTATGCCAGTGTTCGATAACTCTGCCTGTATTTAGCCAAAATGGATATTCTTCGTTTGGTGCTTCTGCTGCTGGTTCATAAGGTCGTTGCCAAATGATTGCCTTTCCATCTGGTTTTCCGTAAAAATCGAATTCTGTACCTTCTTTACAAGCAGGATCGTATTTTGCATTGAAACGCCATTGTGTAGATTTGCCATTTACATAAGGCCAAATTGCACCAGATTCTTTCTTTAAAACTTCTAAAGGTGCCATTCCATGTTTTTTACCTGCATGAAACTGACGATATTCGTTAAATATTTCTTCTACGTGATTTTCTTTAGAGTATGGAAACAAATCTCCAAAACCCATACGTTTTGCAACTTCAATAAACATCCAAGCATCTGCTGTTGCATCTCCTGGAGCTTCTACCATTTTGTTCCAATGTTGTGTTCTTCTTTCGGAATTTCCATACAATCCAGATTTTTCGATATGCCAAGCTGCTGGTAAAATTACATCAGCAACATCGGATGTTGGTGTTGGAAAAACGTCTGAAACGACCACAAAACAAGATTTTTTTTCCATTCCTGGTCGAAATCTACTTGTTCGTGGTAAAGATACTAATGGGTTTACAGCTTGCGTCCAAATAAATTTAATATCGCCTCTATCTACAGCTCTAAACATTTCTGTTGCATGATAGGTTGGTTTCGATGGAATTCTTTCTACAGGCACTTTCCAAATTTTTGCTGCAAACTCTCTGTGTTTAGGGTTTGTTACTACACCTTTTGGTAATTTGTGGGTAAAAGTTCCTACTTCACGTGCAGTACCACATGCAGATGGTTGCCCTGTTAAAGAAAATGGACCATTTCCTGGTTGAGAAATTTTACCTGTTAATAAGTGGATGTTGTATATTAAATTATTCATCCATGTTCCTCTAGTATGTTGGTTGACGCCCATACACCAATAAGAAACGACCTTGTTGTTTGGGTTTCCGTAGATGTTTGCCAAATATTTGATATCTTTTACAGATACTCTAGCGTATTTTGCTACTTTTTCTGGGGTATAATCTTCTAAAAAAGCTTTGTACTCTTCGAAATTTATTTTTTCTGGTTTGTCGCTAAATTTAAACTTATCTTCTGTACCATAACCAATGTTTGTTAGTCCTTTGCTAAAGTTACAATGGTTTTCTACAAACGATTTATTTACCCAACCATTATTTATTATTTCGTAACAAATCGCATTTGCCAATGCTAAATCTGTTTGTGGTTCAAATAAAATAGATTTATCTGAAGCCGTACTTGAACGTGTTGTTCTGGTTGCAAAGTCTATTATTTTTGCACCTCTATTATTTTTTTGTTCTAGCATTCTAGAAAACAGTACAGGGTGCATTTCTGCCATATTATTTCCCCAAGTGATAAAATAATCTGCATATTCTATATCTTCATAACAACCCATTGGTTCGTCTGCTCCAAAAGTTGTTAAAAAACCTGCAACTGCACTTGCCATACATAAACGCGCATTACAATCTAAATTATTGGTGCCAATGGCTCCTTTCATAAACTTAGAGGCTAC
Coding sequences:
- a CDS encoding cytochrome c3 family protein; the protein is MKTRKKIQILEFLFLMILASSCGHKEEKYHSVTDRIKAEGKNYHGTSISSEAFLGNGKFIEITEGEHTFLIPERKGKIKLYACTECHTKPLKELQGKVIKKAHWNIELNHANSNTMNCATCHNSEDMNSLKSITGTKIDFNKSYQLCNQCHTKQFEDWKGGAHGKRIGGWAPPRASMTCVNCHNPHKPHFESRWPSRFNTETEKERK
- a CDS encoding nitrate reductase cytochrome c-type subunit, whose product is MRKRLGIISLFIILLIAFIVVWNFSYQTGQEEAYIPIEDNSTIKAIPSEAGAFRRSEYVLDYTNMPVDKNHQRTLNTYYKNRAYHGAPPSIPHPVKEEMVVGENTCLQCHENGGFTEKFKAYAPVTPHPEMVNCRQCHVVEKTNGTFKPFEFRKINAPKVGVNNALVSSPPIMPHQLQMHENCLSCHAGPSAPKEIRVSHPERVNCRQCHVLNNKETTDIGIFIKKLKDEN
- a CDS encoding molybdopterin-dependent oxidoreductase, whose translation is MATSLTSRRSFIKKMAATAAMTAAATMFPGIIFASEQLEGIPNEANLDWKKGPCRFCGVGCGILVGVDNGKAVAVKGDPNSSVNKGLLCVKGYHQTMCIQSKDRLTHALVKKNGKYVKTPINEALDIVANKMKETIATHGKDAVAMFTSGQSTIPEGYVASKFMKGAIGTNNLDCNARLCMASAVAGFLTTFGADEPMGCYEDIEYADYFITWGNNMAEMHPVLFSRMLEQKNNRGAKIIDFATRTTRSSTASDKSILFEPQTDLALANAICYEIINNGWVNKSFVENHCNFSKGLTNIGYGTEDKFKFSDKPEKINFEEYKAFLEDYTPEKVAKYARVSVKDIKYLANIYGNPNNKVVSYWCMGVNQHTRGTWMNNLIYNIHLLTGKISQPGNGPFSLTGQPSACGTAREVGTFTHKLPKGVVTNPKHREFAAKIWKVPVERIPSKPTYHATEMFRAVDRGDIKFIWTQAVNPLVSLPRTSRFRPGMEKKSCFVVVSDVFPTPTSDVADVILPAAWHIEKSGLYGNSERRTQHWNKMVEAPGDATADAWMFIEVAKRMGFGDLFPYSKENHVEEIFNEYRQFHAGKKHGMAPLEVLKKESGAIWPYVNGKSTQWRFNAKYDPACKEGTEFDFYGKPDGKAIIWQRPYEPAAEAPNEEYPFWLNTGRVIEHWHTGSMTRRIPVLHKAMPQAYVEFHPKDAKTLGIRNGEKIKITSRRGSCVLPASINERGLPTQGQVFVPFFDENMLINDVTLDAFCPISKEPDYKKCAVKVEKV